In Sphingobacteriia bacterium, the DNA window TGGTGGCCTTGAAAAACGTGAAATGAGTGAACAAGTCCTTGATTCAATGGATATTGAAAAGGAAAGAGGTATTACCATTAAAGCTCAAACCGTAAGGCTTAATTATAAACATAATAATGAAAACTATATTATTAACCTAATGGATACACCAGGACATGTAGATTTTGCTTATGAAGTAAGTAGGTCACTTGCAGCGTGTGAAGGCTCACTACTTGTTGTTGATGCAAGCCAAGGTGTCGAAGCACAAACACTTGCAAACGTTTACCAAGCTATTGAAGCAAATCATGAAATTGTTCCGGTATTAAATAAAATTGATTTACCGGCGGCTGAGCCTGACAAAGTTAAACAACAAATTGAAGATGTAATTGGCCTTGATGCTAAAGATGCGCTTTTAATTTCAGCTAAAAGTGGTATTGGTATTAAAGAAGTTTTAGACGCTATTTGTGAACGCCTACCGTCACCAAAAGGTGATGCTAATAAACCACTTAAAGCATTGCTTGTTGATAGTTGGTACGATACATATTTAGGCGTAATTATTCTTGTACGTGTATTTGATGGAGTACTTAAAAAAGGTGCCAAAATTAAAACAATGTCAAATGGGGTTACTCACCTTGTTGATTCAGTTGGTTTTTTTACTCCAAAAAAAGTTTACAAAGATACACTTGAAGCAGGAGAGGTGGGCTTTATTACTGCTTCAATTAAACAAGTTTCTGATTGTAAAGTTGGTGATACTATTACTGAAGAAAGAAATCCGTGTGCGGAAGCCTTAGCAGGATTTAAACCAAGTTTACCGGTAGTATTTTGTGGACTTTACCCGTCTGAAGCATCTGACTTTGAGAATTTAAAAGAATCGCTTGCGAAACTACGCCTTAATGATGCAAGTTTTGAATTTGAAGTTGAAACTTCATCTGCACTAGGTTTTGGATTTAGATGTGGCTTCCTAGGATTATTACACCTTGAAATTATTCAAGAAAGGTTAGAAAGAGAATTTAACCTTGATCTGATTACTACCGCACCAAGCGTAATTTATAATATTCATTTGATAAATGGGGAAGTTGTAACATTACATAACCCTGCTGATATGCCAGACCCTGTTAAAATTGATTTTATGGAAGAACCATGGATTAAAGCAACTATTATGGTTCCAGATCAATATTTAGGGGCAGTACTTGCACTTTGCACAGAAAAACGTGGTGTGCAAATGGATATGACATATGTTGGTAATAGAGTAATGCTTGTTTACCGTTTACCTCTTAATGAAATAGTATTCGATTTTTACGATCGCTTGAAATCATGTTCACGTGGATATGCAAGTTTTGACTGGCATATGGATGGGTATGAACAAAGTAGCCTTGTAAAACTTAGCATTCTTGTTAATGGTGAAGCTGTTGATGCGCTATCATGTATTGTTCACCGTACAAAAGCTGAATATAGAGGTAGAGAGCTTTGTAACAGACTTAAAGACCTTGTCCCAAGGCAAATGTTTCAAATTGCAATTCAAGCTGCTATTGGTGGAAAAATTATTGCACGTGAAACAGTTAAAGCTCTTCGTAAAGACGTTCTTGCTAAATGTTATGGTGGTGATATTACGCGTAAACGTAAATTGCTTGAAAAGCAAAAAGAAGGTAAGAAGAAGATGCGTCAAATTGGTAATATTGAAATTCCAAAATCTGCCTTTATTGCAGCACTTAGAATTAGTGATGAGAATAATAACTAATAAATTACATTTTATTAAGCTAAATTTTTAGAAGCTAAAGGAGAAGACTCTTTTAGCTTCTTTTCATTTATACATCAAAATAAATTTCATTAAAAAATTAAAATTTATTTACCTTTAAGAATTAAATTGATATATTAGTTACATAAAGGTTAAATTTTTAATTAAAATAAAATGAAAGAAACTCGTTTTCCTGATTATCATTCGTATATATTTAACGAAAAAACTAAATCAGCAATTATCAGTGGTAAAATAACTGGTTTTATTGAAATTGTAGAATTTGAATTTGCTTTCATTAAAAAAAGTAAACTTACTAAAAAGGTGAAAGAGGCTGTTGAAATAAAAAAAAGGTTAAGTAATAAAGAAGAAGCAGATCCTGAAATTCCTGTTTACCGGAATGGTTTGACTCCTAAAGATCTGATGATTGCAATTGCTTCAAATCCTGAAATTATAGGGCTTAGAATTAATCACTGTGAATATGCTTTAAAACATGATTTGGAAGGGTTTGCTTCAATTATAAATCTTACGAATTTAAAAGTTCTTAACCTAATGTATAATTGTTTAGAATGCGATAATATCAAAATTCTTACAAAGTCGCTAAAAACTAATAAAAAATTAAAGGTCTTGCATCTTTCAGAAAATAAAATAGGCAATGAGGGAGCTAGAGCTATCGCTGGTTTTCTTAAAAAAAATCAGTGTCTTCAAATATTGTTAATAAATAATAATAATATAGCTTATCAAGGCGGTAATACAATTGCTGGGGCTTTAAAATATAATAAAAGCTTAAATGTTATTGGCATAAAGGGAAATGGGGTAGAGTATAAAAAATTCGATAAAAGCACTGGAAAAGATGTAACTAAATTTGATTTTCTTGAAAGAAGCGTTCCTGCATTTATTGAAGCGACAAAATCAAAGAAAAGAGTAAATAATAATTTGCTACCAAATTTATTAAATATCGATTTTAATCTGACCGAAGAAGAAAATATTACAGAAGTAAAAGATAAAAGAAAATCAAAGAAAAAAAATAAAAAGGCAAATAAAGAGAAGATATTTTGTGAAAAAAAAGAAAGTGTAATACCTGGTATTATATATATCGATTGGGATTTAGGTGGTAAAGGAATTAAACTAAATTTATGTGAGGAATTAGAAAGCAATTTACTAATTAATAAGAAAAATTTTGTAGAAAATTTTTATATGAATATTTATGAATTCTATAATTTTCCTAAAGTGTATTTTAATTATTTTCTTAGTATTCTTACCCCGGTAAAGCCAGAACTTGCAAGCCCTGATTTCGAGCAATATATTGCAGAAATGAATAGAAAAAGAGTTGCTGCAACTGAACCCGAAATAAAAGAGCCAAAAACTTACAAAGAAATTGTAGAAAAAGAGAGAATAGAACCAATTAAAATTCAAAGTCCGTTTAGTCATAGGGAAGTTTATAATAGAGAAAAATATGAAAGAGAAAGAAGTATGACAATAAGTGAAATTGCCATAAAAGAACCTGTGGAAGAAAAAAATAATAATAATTTATCAACTAAAAGAAAAAAATATGAAAAAATCAGACGTAAATCTAGGGAAGTTAAAGATATACGATTAATAAATATGTTTCCAAAGTGATTAAAATAAAAATTGAAATAAATATATAAAAGACTTAAAAGAAGACTTGTAATAACTAATTTTTAGGAGATTATTATGTTACCAGTTGAGCCTCCTGTAAAACAAGCTTTGATTTTTATATGTGAAAAATGCGGTAAGAAACTTGCTCAGGAAACTAATCCTTCTGTATCAATACAACAAGATTTAAAGCAAAAATTAAGAGAGAAATTTCCTGCAAAAGAGATGAAAGCATCGCTTGTTAGTTGTTTAGGTATTTGTCCCGTTGAGCAGGTTTCTGTTGCTATTGTGCCTAATCAAAGCCAGCCTAAATATTTTACGGTTTCAAAAGATAAATTAGATAATGCTAGTGAAATTATAATGCATGAAGTCGAAGCGATAAAATAGAGGCTATAAACTAAAGCCTCTATTTTATAAAAATTACTAATTAAAAATGGGTAATTTGTGAATTATGCTTTTGCTAATTTATAGTAAAGACTTGTGATTTACTTTGGGAAGCTTTTTCTAAGAGTTTTTTAATATCATCACTTTGAGCATAATCAAATGTAGTTTTACCACTATAATCTTTAATAGTTACGCATGCTCCGAAATCTAATAACGATTTAACCATATCATATGAATTGTTTATTACAGCATAGTGAAGCGGAGTTTTGCCATCATTATCTCTAGAATTTGGGTTAGCACCTAAATTTAAAGCAAAATTGATTAAACTTTCATAACGGTTCCAAACAATTTGATGTAAAATAGTACCATTATGTTGTTCTGGATTTGGAATATTGATATTTGCTTGTAATTTATATGCTTGGAAGCTAAATAAAGAACATTCAAGCGATTCAATAAATTCCTTTTCACCTTTATAATTTCCTTTTAAATCAGATAAACCATTGTTTATCATTAAGAATAAATTGAATTTATCTTTTAGTTCTTTTAAAAGTTCAGGATTAGATATATTTTCATTAGATAGAGTTTCATTTACATATTTTAGAAACTTTCTAGGTAAAATTGTATGTTTATTTATTAAATAAAACAGTTTTTCAAAGTTTTCTATCACTAAATTTTTATAAGCATCAGTTAAGTGTAAATCTACTAATTGGTATTGGTTTGCTACAACTGAAATAGGATTATTATATAAATTAGGTCCATTAAAATTCTCTAGAAATCTTATTTGGGCTGGGCTAAGTAATGTAGGTTTTTTTGGAGTAGAAATACTAAATACTCCCATAGCTTCAAGCATTACATTCATATCATCATCGAAAGGTGTAAAATTACGTACAGGAGGAGCTGGAGGAGGAGCAATTTCACATAATTTTTCATGCAAAATGTCAATTTTTCCATAAACTGCATTTAAAATTAATTGAGAAAGTTCTGATCTTCTTATTTCTTCTTTTGAACGAGGATTCCATACATTATTTTGTTCTAAATAAGAAATAACATTACTATTTATTGGTAACTGGTCGAATATATATTCAATTACCTTTTCAAAATCATCTTTTTCAATCGCAGTTTGGTATAATTGGTTAGCTATACTTTCCTTATTAAGTTTATTACCAGTTTCGTGCTTACTTATTATATCTCTAAAATATTGTTTTTTTGACATTTAAACCACCAATTTAATTTATTAGGTTTCAGAATAGTTAAGTAAGAGTTAATTAGCAATAAAAAAATAAGGAGCAGGATGCAACTACTAAATAATAATTTTTTAAATTTTAATATAATGAAAGATTATTAAATTAGGAAGGATGTAGTTTTTAAAGTTATCATTATTCAACTAGTTTGAGCAGGTTTTTTATGATAAACTCTAACCATAAATAAATTCAAAATAATTTCTATCCTACTGATTTATTTAATAATTAAAAAAATATTTAATTATTAAATAAATTTTAACTAGTTGTTGATACCATTATTATATAACGTATAAAGGGTACCAATATGGTTAAAAATTTTGTTGATGAGTTAATTTCAGACAAAGTTATTGCAGCTTTTAACAATAATAAAGATAATTATGCAGGTTTCATAAATGAAATTAATAAAATAAAAAGAAAAGAAGCTTTAAAATATCACCCCGATAGAAATCTCGGTGTAGAAGGAATTGGTGATAAGTTTAAAATTTCTACTGCTGTATTTGATGTAATAACTAACATGAAAGAAGAAGAATTGAATAAATTTTCAACTTCAACAAGTTTTGTTAACCATATAAAAGATGCTGCAATAAAAAGCAAAGACCTTGATGAAAACCAACAGAAAATATTGTTTGGAAGTGAATATACGGAAATAAAGTTTAACAAACCACTTACACAAACAGTAAATTCAGCAATAGAAGAATTTATTACTAAAGACCTTTCAAAACATGTGAAAAAAGAGCTTATGAATAAGTATAAACTTGATAATTTAAAAGATGTTGTAAATGTTTTAAAACAAGAGTTTATTAGTGAAAATAAGCAGGAAGTTAATAATTATAAATCACTTGCAAAAGTTCAACTGGAAAAAAATGATAATCCAGTAAATTTTGAGAAAGTTAAAGAAGAGTTAAAAAAATCCTTAAAAACAGTGTATGAAAAGAATAAGAGTGAATTCTATAATAAAATGGATATCAAAGTTAAAGAAGGAAATAAGTCTTTAAATAAAACCTTTAAGGAATTTAAGAATTTCTTTAAAGACTTATTTAGTGAATTAAAGAAGGTCTTTGGTAAAAAAAGAAGTCATAATAAAACTACTAATAAAGAATATGATGATCTTACGAAAGGTGTAGGAACGGGTTTAGCTAAAATTGAAGCTAAAGCTCATGATTCTAAGGACAAAAATGAAAATAAAGAACTAGGTATTGTAAGCTTTAGTAAACCTGAAAAGGGCGGTAGAACATTTTAAAGCTAACAATAAGGCTTTTAGGTAAAATTTAATTTGTTTTTTTAAAAAGGTAAGTATGTTTGTATACCTACCTTTCTTATATTAAAAATAATTCTTTAAAACAATCAATCCAATAGTACCGTAAAAGGCTACAATTTTTAATGCTTTATATTTTTGAGTCGCAATTGAAAGAATTGTAAGCGCTATTAATCCTGGATATGTAACCTCAAGTACAGGGCTTAAAAAGGATGAAATCCCTTTAAAATCAAATAGTGAAGCAAAGAATGATGCTCCTGTTGTTAAACATAAAACTATTGGAAATTTATTGTCATTTAATTTAAATAATTTTGTTAAGTATCTTGCGTATATATTATTAAGTGCAACTGCTGTTGTAAGGCATGATAATAATATAATTATGCTTATTATTACCACTGCTTTTTCACCTAATAAATGAAAGGAAATGCTAGGTAAAATAAGTTCAGGGGTAACATCTGCCACAATAGTTTTATAATGTGCTCCTAAATATACAAAACCTAAATAAACAAAAGAAAGTAAGCTTGCCCCAATCAAACTTGATTTTAAAGCAAGCTTGATTATTCCACTTTCTGGATTATGAGTTGATTGAATTTGCTTAAACATTACTGACGAAAAGAAGAATGCTGCCAATAAGTCCATTGTTTCATAACCTTGGAAGAAACCGGTTAAAAAACTTTCTGGTTTATTAGTCACTATAGCGGTAATTTGTGGTGCTTTAATAATGCCATATATTATTAAAAAAATTAAAAAAGAAAGAAGAATAGGGGTTAACCACTTACCCAATATTGAAATCATTAGTTTGTCTTTAAGGCAAATTAGGTAGCATAATATACAATATAATAAACTAAAGCTAGAGAGCTCAATTTGTGGCCATAAATATTCTATACCACCATGAGCGACAGTTATGCAACGTGGAACAACGCCAAATGAACCTAGTAAGGATAAAGTAAAAAGTGGAAGAAAGATTTTAGTAAACTTCCCGCCTTCAGCAAAGAATGAATTATAACTTCCATTATGTAGTTTTATAACAAATAAGCCTAAAAAAGGAAGAGTTATTCCAGTAATAAAAAGTCCTAAAAAGCCCAAAAGCCAGTTCTGCCCCGTATCGATTCCGATCTTTAATGGGAAAACTAAGTTTCCAGATCCAAAAAACATGGAAAACATGGAAAATCCATAGATTAATATATCACGTTTTTTCATAAAAAAAGTTCCTTTAAATTTGTTCAATTAATAATAGGGAAATGTAAATAAGATCAATATAAATTTATGCGGCGCATCCGCCGACAATTGTAATGACCTGTGAAATATGAGAAATGTAAAAAATGGATAAGCTTAAAGGGTTTTTAGCTTTTTTAGTATTTTTAAATGTAAAAAAATACTTTTCCATAAATTATAAAGAAAGTTATTAAATATTTGTTAAGTATATCTCCTTAAAAATAAGAAGCAAGAAAGAAAAAGAAAAGGGTTTAATTTCTGGTTAAATATTTTGTTGTAAAGATAGTGAAATTAGGCTTAAGTCTTTGTTTTTTTAGCAAAAATTTATATAATCTCAGTTTACAAACGTTTAAATAATTATATAATTTTATAAAGCAGCCATGTCAAAGCAGCCGCACTTAAATTTAAGCAGGAAAATGAAATGAAAAACAAATTTCTACTTTTAGCGTTATTAATGACTACTTTTTCAAGTAATGCTATAGCTGAAGAGACAATGACAACTACCACAACCAAAGAAGGTAATAAAATTATTACTACTACTACCGATGAAAAGGGTAACACAATTAGATGTGAAATTAATGAGGAAGATGGTGGGTCTCAAACAATGAGCTGTACTTCTAAAGATGGAACTATGAATGCAACAATTGCACCAGACGGAACAGTTACTTCTACAAACACAACAGTTGATACAACAAATGAAGAGTAATTAAAATACTCTTCATTTCACACTTTATTTTTTTTGAATGTGATCACTTTTGTATTTTTCTTTTATCTCTTTAAACCTTTCTCTGTAAGTTTTTGCTTTTGATTTTTCTGCATTGTTATTATTTAATTCAATAATTTTACTTTGTTTAGCGGGTTCTTTAAATTCTTTTGCAAATTTAGCTATTTCATTTAAAGTTTCTTTAGAAATACTTGGGTCTATTTCTTTCAAAATTTCTTTAATAATGTCTTCAGGTAAACCACCCAAGTTAAATGAAGAAGTCTTATTAGTTACAAAGGATGCAAGATAACCAATAACAGATTTTAGCATGGCTATTATACCTTTATTTTCTTCTTTAGAAACCGGTGCTGGACCATAAACTTTATCGTGCTGCAAATAATACATTCTTAAAACATTCAACATTGAGAGTAGTGGGGCATATAAATTTTGGTTTGTTATCCTTTCAATAGCAGATAAATTTCTCTCAGATATATGCTTGTGATTTTGTATATTAAAATCTATTTTATTTACTGTTTTATTTTTTGATAAGCAATTTAAAAGCCCTTCCGCTGCTGCATTATTTCTGAGAAGTACACCTGGGGCAATAATAAGTTTTACATTACATTTAGGATTTTTTAAAAAACTGAAAAAATTCTCTGTGCTTTTTTTTGTATCAAAATAATTTGAAGTTAACTCGAGAGTTTCTAGAGTGGAATTTTTTGCGAGGGCTATTGAAATAGGATTTGCTTCATTTGGATGTATATCATAGGCCGAAATATATTTAATTGATTTATTAGATTCTATAATTTCTGCAATTTGTAATGATTCAAAATTAGATGAACGTATATCAAGTTTGGTAATACTTGTGTTTTTCTTTAAAGCTTCCTTAAGTAATTTTGAATTTTTAGAAGACATTCGGCAGTAGTTAAGCGTTAGCGTTTTTAGCTTACAATCAGGTGAAGCTATAGCCTTAGCAAAATTTTCTAACTTCACATTATAATCTTGAAAATCAAGATTTGGTAAATTCAATATTTCAATTGAGTGTTGATATTTAAAAAACATTTCTGCTAAGAGTATTGAGGGAGCTATATTATCACTTTTAACAGTAGGAATGTCTAAGATTTTAATATTCGGACACTCGCTTAAAGTTAAAAATATTTTTTCAAATTCTTGTTTATTCAGTGTATGAAATGCTTCCTGATCATTAAAATCTTTAAATTGTAATCCAGTTATTTTAGAATTAGCTTTTATTCTGGACATAACTGTTGAAAGTAATGGTTCTTTAAACCATGGAAGTCTTATTACTCCGTTTAAACCGTCAATTTCGTCAAGTTGTTGAGTATGTGGGTTATATGTCGTTACTTGATTTTGATCTAACATAATAATTAGCCTATATTTACCTAATATAAATTAATTATACATTAGTAAAGTAATTATTGCAAATGTGTATACAAACTAACAGTTTATAATGAGTTATTAATGTAATTTTAATAAAAGTAGTTATAAAACAATAGGATAAATAATTTTATTAAAATTATTTATTTACGAGCTATAACCGTTGGGAACATGCATTGAGAGTCATAAATAATCTCTTCAATTATAAATCCTACGACTTCTAATTGTTCACGGTTTTTCTTTTCACTTCTAAAGTTTTGCCATTTTGTTTCGATTATCTCAGCTAATAATGTTTTTTGCTTTACTAAATCATCCATATTAAAATTACGCCATGGAGAATTTGAATCAAGCTGAGGGGGTGGAGTTAAGAAACTCATAACAAAATGCCCACCAGGTTTTAAGGAATTATAAATTTCCGCATATTTTCTTATAATTTTATTATCATCCGATTCGTAAATATTTAGGCCATTACTAGTTACTACATCAAATTTATTATAAATATTTAGGTTCCAAACATCTTTATTTAAGAAATATATGTTTAAATTATTAAGTGAGTAATTTTTAATATTATCTTTTGCATATTTTATTGATTCATCATCTAAATCAATTCCAAATAGACTTATATTTTGAACGTTTGAGTAATTTAGCCCAAATAAATCGTCCATAAGTCCACAAGGGATTGATGCAAGTAACATATTTGATTTTAATAAAGCTTGAAGCGCTTTCCTGAAATTATAAAATCTTTCACGAGTAGCAAGCACAACCGGTGCTTTATTTAATAACCAATTTTCTAATTCATTTGAAGATTTTGTTTTATTTAATATGGCATAAGATGTCCAATAACCATTTAAACCTTGATTTTGTAAAAGAAATTTACCAAACTCAAAGCTTGCAAGTTCATCAACTAGCATAAAAGCTTCTTCTTTACTTATACTTAATTTTGGTTTTTCTTCGATTCTAGCTTTAACTTTTTTAATAACGCTTTCATCAAATTTTTTAGTTTGATGTGAAATCAGAGGTGATTTTATACTGGTAAAAACATCATTACTAGCAATTGTATTGCTTGAATATCTATAAGTTGTCGACATTTGTTTGTTATAAAGCTGCACCATAAAACCCCTGTAATACTCTGGCGTTTGTTGATTAAAAATATTGGTATAAAATTAATAGTAGCAAACTAATTTAAACTTGCACTTATTATTTTCAATTTAATTCAATTAATTTTTTGGTGTTATTAATTTTATAAATTATGCCTATTAAACTGAGAATAGCCTAAGGTAAAATAAACATTGAATATGGGGCCTTTTTCTGTTTTAGGTTTAAATATTTCTCTAAAACTTTTAATATTTTTTTCTTCAGTGAAATCATTTTCAAAAAATGGGCTTTCTTTTAATTGAGAAAATATTTCATTAACTGATTGAATTATTTGTTTGTCATTAAATAATATTATAAAAGGATTATAGTCAGCATAGCTTTTGCTTACTGAATTAAACTTTTTTTCAATATTTTTTTCATCAATTTCTAATTCATTTAAGCTTATTTTCAAATGACATGCGTAGTGTTTAATTCTATTAATAATATTTTTAAAGAGAAAGTGAGAAATTTCAAAAGTATTTAAATTCTTCTCTCCTAACTTTCTTAATGTTTTGAGGTAATAGTTTGGGCACCAGGTAATTAATGAAACTAGAGAATATTTATTGTATTTAGAAAAATCGGTATTAAGTAAGCTTTCAATAATTTCAGTAGCCTCATTTTTTAAGGTGTTTTGGCTAAGATTTTCCTCATTTAATTTAATTGATAAACATATTAAACTTTGTAGGAAAATCTGTTGTTTTGGTGTTAAACTCATTGTAAGGTTATATTCTATTAATTGAAAAATGAAGATATTAAAATAGTTTATATATTTAATCAACCAGCACTGCCATCATTAAGCTCATTATTTAACTAGATTTATATCAATCAATAAGAAAATTACATTTTAAATTATATAAGACTTAGGATTTAAAAATATGATAAATAAAAATTTAAATGAAGAACAAATTAAATATATCGAGGAAGAAATAGAAAAAGAATTGGCTAGTAAAGGTTTTAATTTAATAAAAGATATTGAATACGTAAAAGAGAATATAAACACGCTTTATGATTTACTTGTAAGTAATAATTTGTTATGTAGCCGTTATAATCCATACTCAGTAATTATTATGTTACTTGTTGACCCAAGTATAATAGGCGAAAATATTTATAAAAAAGGTAATTTCGAGGATGTAACAATTGGAGAAGTAAGAGAGGTAATAATTAATTATCTTGATACTAAAGTTATTAGCTTATTAAATTCTTTTAAAACACCTGATAACAATGTTAAGTGGAATCTATCAGCCATTAGAGAAAAAATTAGTCCCCTTGCAGATAGTGATTACTTACTAAGAGAAAATTCAGTTTATAGTTTAGAACAGATTAAAGAGACATTTAAAGGTCAACATACTGTTCAAGCAAAGGTTTCTTATGAAGTTTATATGACCTTTACATATCAAAGACCGCCATCACCAACAATTAAAAGCCGTAGAGGCAGTATTGATGAAGAGAGGAAAAGTAATATTAGTCCTTCAAAAGAAGGAAACAATATTACTCTCGATTAATTTGCTCAGCGTCTTTATTTTCAGCAATAACTTTATACATTTCCTCAATAGCTTTCTCAAGTTGTGGGTCACGGTTATTTATGTAATCATCAGGTAAAATGTCAACTTCTATATTAGGTTCAACGCCATAATTTTCAATATCCCAACCTATTGAATTAAACCAATGTGGAAATTCTGGTTGAGTAGTAACTCCACCATCAACAAGGAATTTATCGATATTAATAGCAATTACACCACCCCAACTACGTTTACCAATAACAGGCCCTAAATTAAAGGTTTTAAATGCATTTGCAAAAATATCACCATCTGATGCTGTGTATTCGTTAATTAAAAGTACATAATTGCCTTTAGAAGAATATGAAGGGAATGGGACTTGGCCAAATAATTTGTGAGTATTAAAGCCAATTCTTTTTCTATTTAATATTGAAATAATTTGCGATGATACATAACCACCTCGATTATTTCTAATATCAATTATTAAACCATCTTTATCAAATTGATTAATGTAACCTTTATAGAATTCACTGAATCCTTCAGCTGTCATATCTGGAATATGGATATAACCAATTTTACCATTAGTTTTTTTACTTACATATTCACGTCTTTTCTTAATATAATCTCTGTAATAGATTTCATCTTCATGGTCTAAAACTGAAACATTTACGAATCTTCTATTTTTGCCATTTCTATAAGCAACTTCTAATAAAACCTTTTTACCATTATCATTATGTAAAAGGGCTTGCTCAGGAGTGAATTCCTTTGTTAGTTTTTGATTATTGATACTGAATAATAAATCGCCATCTTTAATTTTTACACCAGGGTGCTTAAGTGGTGACCAAGCTTTCATATTACCTGGATCTCCACGAACAATAGTTTCAAATCTATAAGCTTTATATTCAGGATCATATTTGAAGTTACAGGCAAATTTCCCTATTTTTTCTTTAGAGTAATTTACAAAGTCACCACCCCATACATAAGCATGAGAGCTTCTTAATTCACCTTGCATTTCCCATAATACGTCATTTAATTCACTTCGTGTGCTTACTTTATCAATTAATGGATAATATTTATCACGAATTTTAAACCAATCTACTGATTTGATACGTGGATTATTAAATTTTTCTCTCAGTAAGCTCCAAGCTTCGTTATAGATCTTTTTCCACTCATCTTGCAGGGAGATTTTTAAGCTTAAATCAATATTAAGCCATCCGCTTTCTACCCCAGTTTCTTTTGAGGAAAATTGAGTTTGCTTAGGATTTGAAGTATGTGCAGAAGATATGTATCTAAAATTATTATCTATTCTAATTAAAAATGCTTCGCCATTTCGGGTTAAAATTGCATCGTCAATTCCTTCTGCAACAGATAGTAATTTGTTTTTTTCAAAATCAAATAAATGTAAAGATTTCTTATTTTCCTCTTTGAAATTTTTGCAGTCAAAGCACATTATTTCTGGAGAAGGTTGACTCGATAAAAACCATACACGGTTATTATGAGCGAAAATTTTATTGTAGACTAAATCATTTACAGGGAAGGGAGCAATTCTTCTATGTGAATTTTTAACGTTAATTATAGCTTGGGTATTATTTTGACTTTCAATAATTTGGTTA includes these proteins:
- a CDS encoding ankyrin repeat domain-containing protein, whose protein sequence is MSKKQYFRDIISKHETGNKLNKESIANQLYQTAIEKDDFEKVIEYIFDQLPINSNVISYLEQNNVWNPRSKEEIRRSELSQLILNAVYGKIDILHEKLCEIAPPPAPPVRNFTPFDDDMNVMLEAMGVFSISTPKKPTLLSPAQIRFLENFNGPNLYNNPISVVANQYQLVDLHLTDAYKNLVIENFEKLFYLINKHTILPRKFLKYVNETLSNENISNPELLKELKDKFNLFLMINNGLSDLKGNYKGEKEFIESLECSLFSFQAYKLQANINIPNPEQHNGTILHQIVWNRYESLINFALNLGANPNSRDNDGKTPLHYAVINNSYDMVKSLLDFGACVTIKDYSGKTTFDYAQSDDIKKLLEKASQSKSQVFTIN
- the lepA gene encoding elongation factor 4: MVDITKIRNFSIVAHIDHGKSTLADRIIEFCGGLEKREMSEQVLDSMDIEKERGITIKAQTVRLNYKHNNENYIINLMDTPGHVDFAYEVSRSLAACEGSLLVVDASQGVEAQTLANVYQAIEANHEIVPVLNKIDLPAAEPDKVKQQIEDVIGLDAKDALLISAKSGIGIKEVLDAICERLPSPKGDANKPLKALLVDSWYDTYLGVIILVRVFDGVLKKGAKIKTMSNGVTHLVDSVGFFTPKKVYKDTLEAGEVGFITASIKQVSDCKVGDTITEERNPCAEALAGFKPSLPVVFCGLYPSEASDFENLKESLAKLRLNDASFEFEVETSSALGFGFRCGFLGLLHLEIIQERLEREFNLDLITTAPSVIYNIHLINGEVVTLHNPADMPDPVKIDFMEEPWIKATIMVPDQYLGAVLALCTEKRGVQMDMTYVGNRVMLVYRLPLNEIVFDFYDRLKSCSRGYASFDWHMDGYEQSSLVKLSILVNGEAVDALSCIVHRTKAEYRGRELCNRLKDLVPRQMFQIAIQAAIGGKIIARETVKALRKDVLAKCYGGDITRKRKLLEKQKEGKKKMRQIGNIEIPKSAFIAALRISDENNN
- a CDS encoding methyltransferase domain-containing protein encodes the protein MVQLYNKQMSTTYRYSSNTIASNDVFTSIKSPLISHQTKKFDESVIKKVKARIEEKPKLSISKEEAFMLVDELASFEFGKFLLQNQGLNGYWTSYAILNKTKSSNELENWLLNKAPVVLATRERFYNFRKALQALLKSNMLLASIPCGLMDDLFGLNYSNVQNISLFGIDLDDESIKYAKDNIKNYSLNNLNIYFLNKDVWNLNIYNKFDVVTSNGLNIYESDDNKIIRKYAEIYNSLKPGGHFVMSFLTPPPQLDSNSPWRNFNMDDLVKQKTLLAEIIETKWQNFRSEKKNREQLEVVGFIIEEIIYDSQCMFPTVIARK
- a CDS encoding branched-chain amino acid transport system II carrier protein is translated as MKKRDILIYGFSMFSMFFGSGNLVFPLKIGIDTGQNWLLGFLGLFITGITLPFLGLFVIKLHNGSYNSFFAEGGKFTKIFLPLFTLSLLGSFGVVPRCITVAHGGIEYLWPQIELSSFSLLYCILCYLICLKDKLMISILGKWLTPILLSFLIFLIIYGIIKAPQITAIVTNKPESFLTGFFQGYETMDLLAAFFFSSVMFKQIQSTHNPESGIIKLALKSSLIGASLLSFVYLGFVYLGAHYKTIVADVTPELILPSISFHLLGEKAVVIISIIILLSCLTTAVALNNIYARYLTKLFKLNDNKFPIVLCLTTGASFFASLFDFKGISSFLSPVLEVTYPGLIALTILSIATQKYKALKIVAFYGTIGLIVLKNYF